Part of the Oncorhynchus kisutch isolate 150728-3 linkage group LG2, Okis_V2, whole genome shotgun sequence genome, TGGATTTAGGAAGAATATAGAATTATTGGATATGTGTTTGCATTAGacgttgtgtgtgtatatgtagtgtagcAGGGTTTTACCCTGGGTGACGGTCCTGAGGATgatgagggaggacaggagaCGTGTGTGGGGACAGAGGCTCCTGTACagcgagggaggtagaggagggccCCTGGTCTTCAGAGGGCCACtggggtcctgctgctgggtcGGAACCCTGGACACCTCCTCCCCCAGACGCCGCAAAGTGGACGACAAAGCCACCGGCTacatacagagatacacatactCACAGTTAGTCAGTGGGAGTTCAGCATTGTGATCATGTTTCTTGACCTTGTGGTTCACCCTCAACACATTGCTATTATACTACAGCATGAGATTCCAGTTTAAACATCAAGTAGTTGCCCTGACACtgccagacaaacaaacacactcccCGCGTTTCAGTTCTGAGATGTGTTGGATCCGGGATGGCATCCATGCTTGTTGTTGACTATCTGGGCTGGGAGTTTTCATTGAGAACCAGACAGAGATTCTATCCATTGGGGCTGAGCCTCTCTCTGTCAGTGCGATGTCTGttctccagacacacacacagcctgttctacATAGGGCTAATAAAACTTGATAACTTCTAATGTACCCCACACTAATTAACCACATACTGGCCGCCAGGCCAGCACAGGACACAGTCCAACACAAGGGATTCAATAACAATGTTTACAGCATGAAAACAAAATTCTACTTTCTTCTCACAGCTGGGAAGAGAATGCATTCTCAGTttgtggtgtgtagtgttgtgttgttgtgtggtgttgtgtatTACCTGTATGCTGTTGTCTATCTCTCTCAGGCTCCAGTATATAAACTTGATCAGGGACAGGGTACCAGAGGGGTCTGGTGATGCAGAGGACTGATGCAGCTGCTCAACCAACAGAGGCAAAACCTAGAGACAGGAGGTCAACCACAACACAATATAAATAACACATTATAAACTACAAAACACTGGGTCAACACAAAGCCTGGGACATCATAACAAGATAAACACATCGCGTAATAAGCCAAAACGACCCCCTGGACAAGTCCAGTTCTCCCACCTTAGAGCACTTGTCGAGGAGAGAGACCACTGGTGACGTGTGCTGCTGACCCTGGGCTGTTCTGCTGTCTCCTGCTACTGGAGGAAACGTCTGTCTGTCTAGAATCCAATCCAATAGCAAAGCCAGCAGCCTGAGAGGGGTGGGACTTACACTACCCTGCAGAATGAGACAACCAGTTACCAGTATGGGTAGAGTCTGGCCATGCTAAATTGTGTGTTTTCCAAACAACCACATTGACAGGAAATTGGACTTTATAAGGTAGTTAgaaacaaccaccaccactgttGATTAGAATAATTACGGTACCAGTCTATGAGTCTTCATCAGGGAGTATGTGTAGGGTTAGGGCTGCATTAGTTACAATCACAGTTAACACAGTAATAACACTAGTAGTTAGTACCCACCATTCCCAGTGGAAATGCCATATACACACCTTGGCTGGCTTGGAGGTGGCTTTTTTCTCAGGTTTAGAAGGTTTGGACTCAATGGCCTTCTGACAAacgttctctctccccttctgtgcCATGGAGTATTCATACTtcctctagagagagagaaaatcacaTGTAAATTAACAGACAGTATGTATAGGGGTTGAGGGTCTAAATATCACAGGTCTATTTTGCTTGTTGTGTGTCTTCCTACCTGAAGGTTCTCTAGCCGAGCCTGGACCTTCCTGAACTGGTTCTCCAGACGCTTGTTCTGCTCACTCAGCTCATTCAGCTGAACACAATACAATGATACAATACAAACAGTTAAACACTTTTATTCAGAGCAACTCACTACACAAAGTTCTAACTAAGTGATCAATCAGAACCAGAgccctttcagaaagtattcagtcttgagtcaataagtattcaacctctttgttatggcaagtctaagatcaggagtaaatatttgcttaacaagCCACATAATAAGCGGCATGGACTTACTCTGTATGCAATAATAGtgctttattatttatttatttaactaggcaagtcagttaagaacaaattcttatttaaaatgcaGCCTATCCCAGCCAAAaacagacgacgctaggccaattgtgcgctgcccaatgggactccaaatcacgaccggttgtgacgcagtccaggatcgaaccagggtctgtagtgacgcctctagcattgagatgcagcgccttagaccgctgcgccactcgggagcaacaTGATTGTTGAatcactacctcatctctgtaccccacacatacaattatctgaaaGGTCCCTCAgttcgagcagtgaatttcaaacacagattcaaccacaaagaccagggaggttttccattgcctcgcaaagaagggcacctattggtagatgggtaaaaaaaaaatcatggtgaagttattatttacactttggatggtgtatcaatacacccagtcaaagatacaggcgtccttcctaactcacttggcgaagaggaaggaaaccgctcagggatttcaccatgaggccaatggtgactttaaaacagttacagagtttaatggctgtgatgagagaaaactgaggatggatcaacagcattgtagatactccacaatactaacctaaaagtgagaaaaaaaggaagcctgtacagaataaaaaatattccaaaacatgcatcctgtttgcaacaatgcACTAAATTATTACTGCAAAAAGTGcagcaaagcaattaactttgtgtcctgaatacaaagggttatgtttggggcaaatccaatacaacacattatggagtatcactctccatattttcaagcatagcggtggctgcttcatgttatgggtatgtttgtaatcgttaaggactgtggAGTTTTCAGGATGAAAAAAATGTACTGAATGGAACTAAGCACAGGCCAAATCTTAgcagaaaacctggttcagtctgctttctaccagacactgggagacgaattcacctttcagcaggacaataactaaGGGACAAATCTATActggagtatatatatatatatatatatatatatagtacgcacatcacacagacatacatacccacatatatatattcatataaatatacatacatatactgtGCCTTTGGAGAGTATTCATGACACATGATCTTAGGTTAAAAGCAGCCAGCTGAAGCAGATGCTTGCCTGTTTCTTCATGTTGTCATTGAGTTCCTTGATGGAGTTGAAGCTGGACTTTAACCTCTtgttctctctggttctctcgcTCAGCTGCTCCTGTAGCTGACTCACCTCCTCACTGTGGCGCTGACGGAATACAAACATCTTCAGAACTGCTCACACAACgcactttaaaaaaaactgtgaaGAAGAGATCATATTCAACCTTGAGGGATTGCTGAAGATGTGTGTTTACCTCCTCTTGCTGTagcagtctgttctctctgtcctggaGCTGGGCCGACCACTGCAGCTGGCTCAAACGTTCTGCCTGTAGTTGTTGGTAGATGTGCAGCATCTCCTGGTAAACCTGTCCCATCACTGAGgggcaggagggggagaggactggggagGACTGCTTCTGcctcactcctctcccccctttctcccccctcacctcctctTCTCTGGCCAGGCCTACGGTGGACTCAGTCTCTCGGGAGCCCAAGGTACGGGCCAGGCTGGAGGGTAGGGTCACATCTGAAACAGAAGAACTCATACACTGTTTTTTTGTCACGTGTTTTCAATTTGAAGAAAGCAGTATTGGTATGATTAATATGATTATTATTAATATGAATATAATACCTTTATTATCAACATAAAAGCAATGCATTCTCTTGCTACATCTGTTGAGACATGCTGAACATAAGAAGACccgacacacacctgtctctgtgtagtgggTCTGTGTGTCCAGGAGAGGGCTGAAAATATAGTTCTCACTCAGGTCCTCCTCACTGTCATCCCGACTACAGTCACTGTACAACCTGGGTAAGCAGACAGGTACACGTCAGTGGCATATGGTAGCTTGGTCTAACAGAAATGCCTGGAGAAAGACTGACCTGTCTGGAGGGTTGGTGACAGCCTGGAACAGCTCCTGTAAGGCTCTATTGTAACTGCTCATCTCCCTGGTGGTGGTGCGTCTAGACCTGGGGGACTTCACAACTCTCTGCTGCCCACCATGGTAGTGTCTTCCACTCAGCGCAGGTGCTTTCTGCTCTGTAGAGACCTGTCAAAAGGCAATAATGAGCTATAGCATGTTCAGTCACTGCAACGTACGTGCGTGCACAACCTAGTACTAGTAATAAcaagccaactaacgttagctaactatttagctaactaactaagtcgataacgttagctagctagagttAGCTGGTTTGCTTCTTCTCTTGGTAACGACTCCGAGTGAtccagctagctagcaaacacaGATAGCTAGCTGGAGCACTCGGGGTCGTTACCAAGGGAACAATCGAACCTGCTAGCTAGTTACTGTAAGCTAGCTAAATATTTAGCTAGTTTGCTTGTTAGCTGTATACACATTACTAACCCGTTTCCTTTCCAGATATTTCATTTTCAGCCTCTCAACCGTAACGTCCAACTCGCTCCCTGACGATTCGTTGTTCATCTTGAGGTTTCACACAGATGTATTGTTTTTCAACAAACTCCAAAAGCAGTCAACTTGTTGTCAGTTTGAATTATGTGCATTTTTCCTAAACCGGAAATGAAAAACCTACAGGTCTGCTGTCATCCTGAGGGCGGCGCCattacacaatacacacataccTATTCTGACGTTGTGCTCGTGTTGCAGTTTGAGGGACCGTCACTGCTGTTGTAGCCTTCTGTGCTCAGTGCTTGGATGAATCTATCAACCTGTTCAAGAACCTGTTCCACATTCTGTAAAATAATACATTCACATGCATACATTATTAAGATACTGTTAAGACCAGCTATTCTTTGCCTCAGAATGATGTAAAATTGTATTAGTTCCTCACCCAGATGGTATTTAAATGCATATAGGTTAACAGTGAGATATGATTCATACTGTATGAATCATAACATAACTCATCTTTAGACTAATATAGATACATAAATACCATCTGGGTGTGGAGGGAACCATAGTCTGAGGTAACAGAACCATCAGAGTGGAGGCACGTTCTGTTGGGGAGGCATCATCTGATGGAACTCTTCCATAACACCATGACTCCCCTCTTTCTGGCATCGTTTTCTTTTCAAGAGAACACACTGTATCAAATTAACATTTTCAAATCTTGTCATTGTGTTGTTTATTTCAAAAACAAATCTCCTTACATTTGCCTCACAAACATTACCCTCTGTACTTACAGTAAGAAAAGCATTCATACCATATTCTAAGTTTATGAGTGGGAGTTAAATAATCAGTATTCTAGCACCTCCTCTCTTAATGACACACTTATTCGCCTGCTGTGCCTCTGGATCAGAGCTCTCTGTGCTATGGGTGGAGGACAATGGTGGAGCAACTTTCTCAGCTCTCTTTAATCAGCTATAGAGATCTCTGTATTAAGACACTGAATATAAAGCACCCATATGGCATATAACACAAAAGTTTCACTGTAGAAGTGGAATATCTAGCTTATTAACAACACTGATTGAGTATCATAATAACTTTAATCACTACTTTTGTAGCATCAACAAAAACAATGATCACAACAAATATTGTTTGGAGAATAAGTCAAAACttttgatatgttacatttcaGATATGTCTACTAGCTTGGGGAGGTTGGTAGTTATAGAACAGACAGAAACACCATGCTCAGCTATTCTAAGACCTTGCAATGATCGAGGCTGATGGTTTAAGTCCAGAGTTTCATCCTACAGTTTAACCAGTTTCTGTCTGTTCATTTAAACATCGTCCCTTCAATGTCATTAAACACCATCCCGACTACGACAGTAACCCAATCAAACATCAAGGAGATGATGACCTCATGGCTCTCTATAAATAGACTCTTATGGATCTGGAGGTCCTCTTAACTTTCTTCCAAAGCTCAGCAATGTGCCAGTCCCATTAGACTGACCTGGCTGGAGTGTCCATTAGTCTTTGCAGAGTATTACAGGTAATTTCCTCCGGGTAAAGATTTAAAGTCTCTTGTGTTTATTCTGTTGATAGTCTCTGATCTCAGGCAGTCAGATGCTATCCCGGATCCAACACAACTCTGAACTGAATGGCCtgcacatgcgtgtgtgtgtgtgtgcatgtaacaTTACAACCTAACATCGTTATTAACCTATAGAAGTACGAGATCGCCATCCCTGTGACCGGGTATGGTAACTCTTGAAATTCCTTCTGTCACTAaagatttacagtgccttcagaaagtattcacgcccctggactttttccacattttgttgtattacaaagtgggattcaaatggatttcattgtaattttttgtcaatgatctacccAAAATACTCTGTGTTGgatattaaaaaaaacatttgtaaaaactttataaaaaataaaacactcaTATTTCTTGATTAGatatgtattcaacccccttagttaatacatgttagagtcacctttggcagcgattacagctgggagtctttctgggtctcttaagagctttccactcctggattgtacaatatttgcattcTTCTTTTTTCAATTCTTCACGCTCTCTCAAGTTGGATGTTAGTCATTGGTAGACAGccatttttaagtcttgccatagattttcaagcagatttaagtcaaaactgtaactaggccactcaggaacattcaatgttgtcttggtaagcaacttcaggacatccagtgccttcagaagtattcacacccctgactttatccacattttgttgttttacagcctgcaTTTAGAATTGgttaatattagattttgtgtGCATGGCCTGTACACAATACTGTCAAAGtttaattatgtttttagaaatgtttacaattttaattttttttaaagcttaACTGTCTTGAGTCAAAAAGTATATAACCTCTTTATTATGACAAgccaaaataagttcaggagaaaAAAATATACTTAACAAGACccacaataagttgcatggactcactctgtgtacaataaAGTGTTTAtcgtgatttttgaatgactacctcatctctgtgccccacacatacaattatctataatgtccctcagttgagcagtgaatttcaaacacagattcaaccacaaagaaaaGGGTAGTTTTCCAATGTCTTGCAAAGAAGACTACCTATTGGTAGTTGTGTAAAAAAGCAGACATcgaatatccctttgagaattGTGAAGTtacataattacactttggatggtgtcacggatccctccggaatttattacgcacacctgtcccctattcccactgattagtacttgtataagtgtgccctttggtttccattgggctgtcCATTATCggtacaatgtccgttggtgcgtgtgagtacctgtgctgtgtgtttaggctttcgtgccattgtggattgcgcagatgattacaggtctcatcccgtgtgttaatcattgtgcgcgtgTTATTTATTCAAGTTACTCTTCgcttttgttttgggtttctaccctgttttttgttacgtgtttgtttggtcttcgttcCCGTGCCTTTACACAGCACGCCGTAATATGGGCTTAATAAAAAATCTATATTACGCATTCCTGTGCCTGTCTCCCGAATCTCTTCATACCAACGTGAcagtatcaatacactcagtcacaacaaagatacaggcaccCTCCAAACTCCAATGCCagaggaaactgctcagggatttcaccttgaggctcagggatttcaccttgAGGCAAATGgttactttaaaaaaagtttgaGTTTATTGGTTTtattggagaaaactgaggatggatcaacaacatagttactccacaatactaacctaatggaCAGAGTGAGGCACTAAAGGAAAACGGCAAAAAATGTGAATACAAagagttatgtttggggcaaatccaacacatcactgagtaccactccttatattttcaagcatggtggtgcctGCATtttgttatgggtatgtttgtcatcAGCAAGAATATAGTTTTTTTTAGGATGAAAAGAAAATGAAATAGAGCCAAGTACAGGCAAAAtactagagaaaaacctggttgaGTCTGCTTTCCAAGAGATACTAGGAGACAAATTcagctttcagcaggacaataacctaaaacacaaggccaaatatacactgaagttgcttaccaagatgccattgaatgttcctggagtggcctagttatagttttgacttaaatcgacttGAAAATATATGAATAGACTTGAAAatgactgtctagcaatgatcaacaaccaacttgacagagcttgaatactTTTTTTAAGaacgtgcaaatattgtacaatccaggtgtgcaaaattcttagagacttacccagaaagagtcactgtaattgctgccaaagttgattctaacatgtattgactcagggggttgataCTTAGTTTGTCATTATCTTTTTttttgtgtagatgtgtgagaaaaAATGTAAGTAAAATGTAAACCATTttgagttcaggctgtaacacaactaaatgtgaaataagtcaaagggtatgaatactttgaggacactgtaaagttcatttattttccacattttttgcacttttactttagtgacttgttgcaaacaggatgcatgttttgaaatatatatattagcaaccaggaaatggcggagtgaTTTCTGAATATTGTACCTTAAAGTCAGCATTGACCTCgtggttttcttcctctccggcaactgagttaggaaggacgcctgtatttgtagtgacttggtgtattgatacaccatccaaactgtaattaataacttcaccatgctcaaatggatattcaatgttgTTTTCTACccataggtgcccttctttgcgagacattggaaaacctccctgttctttgtggttgaatctgtgtttgatatTCACTGTTCGACTTAGGGAccctacagataattgtatgtgtgaggtacctTTGTCTAAATGGGACTCCACCCtgcctaaataaaggttaaataaaatacaaatgtgtGTCCTCTCTGCCCGTGTCAGAGGCGAAGCCTACACCTGACCAGTCTCTGGAAGGCCTTCTTAAAGTCTTCGTTGAAGATAGTGTAGATGAGAGGGTTGATAAGGGAGTTGAGGTACCCCAGCCAGGTGAGGAAGTCAGCCAGCTCTATGGAGGTGTTGCATGAGCCACACGTGTTGACGATCACCTCCTTCAGGAAGAAAGGCATCCAGCAGACCACGAAGGCCCCCAGTATCAGTCCTAACGTAGATGCAGCGCGCCGCTCCCTGGTCCCTGAGATACGCTGCCGTCTCAACCCACATTCACGCTCCCGCCTCGACTCGCTCTGGGGACTTTTTACGGCGATGCGCACGCGGTCGCCCTCCGTGGAGGGGTCTGAGTAGGACTTTTCCGGGGGGTTCAGGGTGTCTGGGCTCTGGGGGTCTCCTTCAgtggggcagggggggggggtggttccgTTGACCATGGAGGAGTGCTGGCTGGCTCTGCTGGCCCCCCTGCGGAGGTACAGAGTCTGAGCTGCTCTGTAGATCTTATAgtagaggatgaggatgaggagcaGGGGAATATAGAAGGCCCCCAGGGTGGAGTAGAGGGTAAAGGCGATGTGGTGGTGCGTTATCAGACACTGGTCCTCCTCTGGCCCCCCACCATGGTTCCTCCACAGCAGAGGGGGAAGGGATATGAGGACGGACAG contains:
- the LOC109902922 gene encoding 5-hydroxytryptamine receptor 1F produces the protein MDLSNCTEGVFSLGGGEEGDGGSITPPSKIILTLTLSLLAVMTMVINSLVITAIIVTRKLHHPANYLICSLAVTDLLVAILVMPFSILYIQRESWVMGEAVCNVWLSVDITCCTCSILHLAAIALDRYWAITDAVEYSRKRTGLRAGITVAVVWFLSVLISLPPLLWRNHGGGPEEDQCLITHHHIAFTLYSTLGAFYIPLLLILILYYKIYRAAQTLYLRRGASRASQHSSMVNGTTPPPCPTEGDPQSPDTLNPPEKSYSDPSTEGDRVRIAVKSPQSESRRERECGLRRQRISGTRERRAASTLGLILGAFVVCWMPFFLKEVIVNTCGSCNTSIELADFLTWLGYLNSLINPLIYTIFNEDFKKAFQRLVRCRLRL
- the ccdc138 gene encoding coiled-coil domain-containing protein 138, coding for MNNESSGSELDVTVERLKMKYLERKRVSTEQKAPALSGRHYHGGQQRVVKSPRSRRTTTREMSSYNRALQELFQAVTNPPDRLYSDCSRDDSEEDLSENYIFSPLLDTQTHYTETDVTLPSSLARTLGSRETESTVGLAREEEVRGEKGGRGVRQKQSSPVLSPSCPSVMGQVYQEMLHIYQQLQAERLSQLQWSAQLQDRENRLLQQEERHSEEVSQLQEQLSERTRENKRLKSSFNSIKELNDNMKKQLNELSEQNKRLENQFRKVQARLENLQRKYEYSMAQKGRENVCQKAIESKPSKPEKKATSKPAKGSVSPTPLRLLALLLDWILDRQTFPPVAGDSRTAQGQQHTSPVVSLLDKCSKVLPLLVEQLHQSSASPDPSGTLSLIKFIYWSLREIDNSIQPVALSSTLRRLGEEVSRVPTQQQDPSGPLKTRGPPLPPSLYRSLCPHTRLLSSLIILRTVTQADILAQVLDSLHSDLVCVDVRGLFLQYEGVSVLLALLRGGKGGLQTPLDILLQLSTESRYLSEFLSACSTEEFFRTAALLVKNPRLELPLLEKLSIILQKLSKIRKNRRLFELCSLHLLLQEMHRTTDPTLTFLSLNLSSILLNLK